A window of Pantoea agglomerans contains these coding sequences:
- the aroP gene encoding aromatic amino acid transporter AroP, translating to MEQQHGDTLKRGLKNRHIQLIALGGAVGTGLFLGSASVIQAAGPGVILGYAIAGFIAFLIMRQLGEMVVEEPVAGSFSHFAYKYWGNFAGFASGWNYWVLYVLVAMAELTAVGKYVQFWWPDIPTWITAAVFFVLINAINLTNVKVYGEMEFWFSIVKVIAVIGMILFGGWLLFSGTGGPQASVSNLWAQGGFLPHGFSGLVMMMAIIMFSFGGLELVGITAAEADNPEQSIPKATNQVIYRILIFYIGSLAVLLSLMPWTRVTADTSPFVLIFHELGDALVANALNVVILTAALSVYNSCVYCNSRMLFGLAQQGNAPKALLQVDRRGVPVATILVSAVATALCVLINYLMPGEAFGLLMSLVVSALVINWAMISLAHLKFRRKKDQQGVTTRFKALLYPFGNWLCLAFLAGILVIMLMTPGMAISVWLIPVWLVILAIGYAIKNKVQRA from the coding sequence ATGGAACAACAGCATGGCGACACGCTGAAGCGCGGGCTGAAAAACCGTCATATTCAGCTGATCGCGCTGGGCGGCGCGGTGGGAACCGGCCTGTTTCTGGGCAGCGCATCGGTGATCCAGGCTGCCGGTCCGGGCGTTATTCTGGGCTACGCCATTGCCGGCTTTATCGCCTTTTTGATTATGCGTCAGCTGGGAGAGATGGTGGTCGAGGAGCCGGTCGCCGGCAGCTTCAGCCACTTCGCCTACAAATACTGGGGTAACTTCGCCGGCTTCGCCTCTGGCTGGAACTACTGGGTGCTCTACGTACTGGTTGCCATGGCCGAGCTTACCGCCGTTGGCAAATATGTTCAGTTCTGGTGGCCCGATATCCCCACCTGGATTACTGCCGCCGTGTTCTTTGTGCTGATCAACGCCATTAACCTCACCAACGTGAAAGTCTATGGCGAGATGGAGTTCTGGTTCTCTATCGTTAAAGTGATCGCGGTGATCGGCATGATCCTGTTCGGCGGCTGGCTGCTCTTCAGCGGCACCGGCGGCCCGCAGGCCAGCGTCAGCAACCTCTGGGCGCAGGGCGGCTTCCTGCCGCACGGCTTCAGCGGGCTGGTGATGATGATGGCGATCATTATGTTCTCCTTCGGCGGTCTGGAGCTGGTCGGCATTACCGCCGCGGAAGCCGATAATCCAGAGCAGAGCATCCCCAAAGCCACCAATCAGGTTATCTATCGCATTCTGATTTTCTATATCGGCTCGCTCGCGGTGCTGCTGTCGCTGATGCCCTGGACGCGCGTTACCGCAGATACCAGCCCCTTTGTGCTGATCTTCCATGAGCTTGGCGACGCGCTGGTGGCGAACGCGCTGAACGTGGTGATCCTGACCGCCGCGCTGTCGGTCTATAACAGCTGCGTCTACTGCAACAGCCGCATGCTGTTCGGCCTGGCGCAACAGGGCAACGCGCCGAAAGCGCTGCTGCAGGTGGATCGTCGCGGCGTACCGGTGGCCACCATTCTGGTCTCTGCCGTAGCGACCGCCCTCTGCGTGCTGATTAACTACCTGATGCCGGGCGAAGCCTTCGGCCTGCTGATGTCGCTGGTGGTCTCTGCGCTGGTGATCAACTGGGCGATGATTAGCCTTGCGCACCTGAAGTTCCGTCGTAAGAAAGATCAGCAGGGCGTGACGACGCGCTTCAAGGCTCTGCTCTATCCGTTCGGCAACTGGCTCTGCCTGGCCTTTCTTGCAGGTATTCTGGTTATTATGCTGATGACGCCGGGTATGGCGATATCGGTCTGGCTGATCCCGGTCTGGCTGGTGATCCTGGCTATCGGCTACGCCATCAAAAACAAGGTGCAGCGCGCCTGA
- the ampD gene encoding 1,6-anhydro-N-acetylmuramyl-L-alanine amidase AmpD, whose amino-acid sequence MKLEQGWLTDIRQVPSPHFNQRPNDETPSLLVIHNISLPPGEFGGPWIDRLFTGTLPPDAHPYFADIAHLQVAAHCLIRRDGEIVQYVSFDHRAWHAGVSSYQGRENCNDFSIGIELEGTDDLPYTDAQYQALAAVTQLLLQHYPLTPSRITGHSDIAPTRKTDPGPAFDWEQYQQLLAQTSF is encoded by the coding sequence ATGAAACTGGAACAGGGCTGGCTGACCGACATTCGTCAGGTGCCGTCGCCGCATTTTAATCAACGTCCCAATGACGAGACGCCCTCGCTGTTGGTGATCCACAATATCAGCCTGCCGCCGGGCGAATTCGGCGGGCCGTGGATCGATCGGCTGTTTACCGGCACCTTGCCGCCCGACGCCCATCCCTATTTTGCCGACATCGCCCATCTGCAGGTCGCCGCGCACTGCCTGATTCGCCGCGACGGCGAAATCGTGCAGTATGTCTCTTTCGATCATCGCGCCTGGCACGCCGGGGTTTCCAGCTATCAGGGCCGCGAAAACTGCAACGACTTCTCTATCGGCATCGAGCTGGAAGGCACCGACGATCTGCCTTATACCGATGCGCAGTACCAGGCGCTGGCCGCCGTCACACAGCTGCTGCTGCAGCACTATCCTTTAACGCCATCGCGCATTACCGGCCACAGCGATATCGCCCCGACGCGCAAGACCGATCCGGGGCCGGCTTTTGACTGGGAGCAGTATCAGCAGCTGCTGGCGCAGACTTCTTTTTGA
- the aceE gene encoding pyruvate dehydrogenase (acetyl-transferring), homodimeric type, whose product MSERLQNDVDPIETRDWLQAIESVIREEGVERAQYLIDQVLSAARKGGVKVAAGGNAVSNYINSIAVEDEPEYPGNTTLERRIRSAIRWNAIVSVLRASKKDLELGGHLSSFQSSATIYEVCFNHFFRARSDKDGGDLVYFQGHISPGIYSRAFLEGRLTEEQMNNFRQEVHGNGLSSYPHPKLMPDFWQFPTVSMGLGPLNAIYQAKFLKYLEHRGLKDTSNQTVYAFLGDGEMDEPESKGAITIATREKLDNLVFIINCNLQRLDGPVTGNGKIINELEGIFAGAGWNVIKVIWGGRWDELLKKDTSGKLIQLMNETVDGDYQTFKSRDGAYVREHFFGKYPETAELVKDWSDEEIFALNRGGHDPKKIYAALKKAQETKGQPTLILAHTIKGYGMGDTAEGKNIAHQVKKMNMDGVRYIRDRFNVPVADDKIEELPYVTFEKGSEEYNYLHGQREKLGGYLPTRQAQFTEKLEMPKLEEFKALLEEQSKEISTTIAFVRALNVMLKNKSIKDRLVPILADEARTFGMEGLFRQIGIYSPNGQQYTPQDREQVAYYKEDEKGQILQEGINELGAGSSWLAAATSYSTNNLPMIPFYIYYSMFGFQRIGDLMWLAGDQQARGFLVGGTSGRTTLNGEGLQHEDGHSHIQSLTIPNCISYDPAYAYEVAVIMHDGLVRMYGEAQENIYYYITTLNENYHMPAMPEGAEEGIRKGIYKLETVEGSKGKVQLLGSGSILRHVREAAQILAKDYGIGSDVYSVTSFTELARDGQDCERWNMLHPTEEARVPYIAQVMNDAPAVASTDYMKLFAEQVRSYVPASDYRVLGTDGFGRSDSRENLRHHFEVDASYVVVAALGELAKRGEIDKKVVADAIAKFDIDADKVNPRLA is encoded by the coding sequence ATGTCAGAACGTTTACAGAATGACGTGGATCCGATCGAAACTCGTGACTGGCTACAGGCGATCGAATCGGTCATCCGTGAAGAAGGTGTTGAGCGTGCGCAGTATCTGATCGATCAGGTGCTGAGCGCAGCCCGCAAAGGCGGCGTAAAAGTGGCGGCAGGCGGCAACGCCGTCAGTAACTATATCAACTCTATCGCCGTTGAAGACGAGCCGGAGTATCCGGGCAACACGACTCTGGAGCGTCGTATCCGTTCCGCAATTCGCTGGAACGCCATCGTATCGGTGCTGCGTGCCTCGAAAAAAGATCTGGAGCTGGGCGGCCATCTCTCCTCATTCCAGTCTTCCGCGACCATCTATGAAGTGTGCTTTAACCACTTCTTCCGCGCGCGCAGCGATAAAGACGGCGGCGATCTGGTTTACTTCCAGGGTCATATCTCGCCGGGCATCTACTCGCGCGCCTTCCTGGAAGGTCGTCTGACCGAAGAGCAGATGAACAACTTCCGTCAGGAAGTACATGGCAACGGCCTTTCCTCTTATCCGCACCCGAAACTGATGCCGGACTTCTGGCAGTTCCCGACTGTTTCCATGGGTCTGGGTCCGTTGAACGCCATCTATCAGGCGAAGTTCCTGAAATATCTGGAACACCGCGGCCTGAAAGACACCTCTAACCAGACCGTTTACGCCTTCCTCGGCGACGGCGAGATGGATGAGCCAGAATCCAAAGGCGCGATCACCATCGCGACCCGCGAGAAGCTGGACAACCTGGTGTTTATCATCAACTGTAACCTGCAGCGTCTGGACGGCCCGGTTACCGGCAACGGCAAGATCATCAACGAACTGGAAGGCATCTTCGCGGGCGCCGGCTGGAACGTAATCAAAGTGATCTGGGGCGGTCGCTGGGACGAGCTGCTGAAGAAAGACACCAGCGGCAAGCTGATTCAGCTGATGAACGAAACCGTTGACGGCGACTACCAGACCTTTAAATCCCGTGACGGCGCCTATGTGCGCGAACACTTCTTCGGTAAATACCCGGAGACGGCGGAGCTGGTGAAAGACTGGTCAGACGAAGAGATCTTCGCCCTGAACCGCGGCGGTCACGATCCGAAGAAAATCTACGCGGCACTGAAGAAAGCGCAGGAGACCAAAGGTCAGCCGACGCTGATTCTGGCGCATACCATTAAAGGCTATGGTATGGGCGACACCGCGGAAGGTAAAAACATCGCGCACCAGGTGAAGAAGATGAACATGGATGGCGTTCGCTACATCCGCGATCGCTTCAACGTGCCGGTTGCCGACGACAAGATCGAAGAGCTGCCGTACGTCACTTTCGAGAAAGGTTCGGAAGAGTACAACTACCTGCACGGCCAGCGCGAGAAGCTGGGTGGCTACCTGCCAACCCGTCAGGCGCAGTTCACTGAAAAACTGGAAATGCCGAAGCTGGAAGAGTTCAAGGCGCTGCTGGAAGAGCAGAGCAAAGAGATCTCTACCACTATCGCTTTCGTGCGCGCCCTGAACGTGATGCTGAAGAACAAGTCGATCAAAGATCGTCTGGTGCCGATCCTTGCGGACGAAGCCCGTACCTTCGGTATGGAAGGTCTGTTCCGTCAGATTGGTATCTACAGCCCGAACGGCCAGCAGTACACGCCGCAGGACCGCGAGCAGGTTGCTTACTATAAAGAAGACGAGAAAGGCCAGATTCTGCAGGAAGGGATCAACGAGCTGGGCGCAGGTTCATCCTGGCTGGCGGCGGCGACCTCTTACAGCACCAACAACCTGCCGATGATCCCGTTCTACATCTACTACTCTATGTTCGGTTTCCAGCGTATCGGCGACCTGATGTGGCTGGCGGGTGACCAGCAGGCGCGCGGCTTCCTGGTGGGCGGCACGTCCGGTCGTACCACGCTGAACGGCGAAGGTCTGCAGCACGAAGATGGTCACAGCCATATTCAGTCGCTGACTATCCCGAACTGTATCTCTTACGATCCGGCCTACGCCTATGAAGTGGCGGTCATCATGCATGACGGTCTGGTGCGTATGTACGGTGAAGCGCAAGAAAACATTTACTATTACATCACCACGCTGAACGAAAACTACCACATGCCAGCGATGCCGGAAGGCGCTGAAGAGGGTATCCGTAAGGGTATCTACAAGCTGGAAACCGTGGAAGGCAGCAAAGGTAAAGTGCAGCTGCTGGGCTCAGGCTCTATCCTGCGTCACGTACGTGAAGCGGCGCAGATCCTGGCGAAAGATTACGGCATCGGCTCCGACGTCTACAGCGTGACCTCGTTCACTGAACTGGCGCGCGACGGCCAGGACTGCGAGCGCTGGAACATGCTGCATCCGACTGAAGAAGCGCGCGTGCCGTACATCGCTCAGGTGATGAACGACGCGCCGGCGGTGGCATCGACCGACTACATGAAGCTGTTCGCTGAACAGGTTCGCAGCTATGTTCCGGCCAGCGATTACCGCGTGCTGGGCACCGACGGCTTCGGCCGCTCTGACAGCCGCGAAAATCTGCGTCACCACTTCGAAGTGGACGCCTCCTACGTGGTCGTGGCTGCGCTGGGCGAGCTGGCTAAACGTGGCGAAATCGACAAGAAAGTGGTAGCGGACGCGATCGCTAAGTTCGACATCGATGCCGATAAAGTTAACCCGCGTCTGGCTTAA
- the ampE gene encoding beta-lactamase regulator AmpE yields the protein MTLFSLLLVLGWERLFKLGEHWQLDHRLEPIFRRRRRFSLPRTLGMTLLAMALTALAIWSVKGLLFGVAQLLFWILIGLLCIGAGSARRHYHAYLKAASHDDVAAHQAMAAELTLIHGVPVECSEREFLRELQNALIWINFRFYLAPMFWFVAGGPYGPVLLVGYAFLRAWQSWLAKHQSPLERAQSGVDGLLHVIDWIPARLAGVAYALMGHGEKALPAWFAALTDRHRSQYQVLTSLAQFSLERDPHLDKVETPRIAVALAKRISLVLVVVVALLTIYGTLV from the coding sequence ATGACGTTGTTTTCCTTGTTACTGGTTTTAGGTTGGGAACGCCTGTTTAAGCTGGGTGAGCACTGGCAGCTCGATCATCGGCTGGAGCCGATCTTTCGCCGCCGCCGCCGTTTTTCGCTGCCGCGCACGCTCGGTATGACCCTGCTGGCGATGGCGCTGACGGCGCTGGCGATCTGGAGCGTAAAAGGCCTGCTGTTTGGCGTCGCGCAGCTACTGTTCTGGATCCTGATCGGCCTGCTCTGCATCGGTGCCGGATCGGCGCGCCGGCACTATCACGCCTATTTGAAAGCGGCGAGTCACGACGATGTGGCAGCGCATCAGGCGATGGCGGCGGAGCTGACGCTGATCCACGGCGTGCCGGTGGAGTGCAGCGAGCGGGAGTTCCTGCGCGAGCTGCAAAACGCGCTGATCTGGATTAATTTTCGCTTCTATCTGGCGCCGATGTTCTGGTTTGTGGCGGGCGGCCCTTACGGGCCGGTGCTGCTGGTGGGTTACGCCTTCCTGCGCGCCTGGCAGAGCTGGCTGGCGAAGCATCAGTCGCCGCTGGAGCGCGCGCAGTCAGGCGTCGACGGCCTGCTGCACGTTATCGACTGGATCCCGGCGCGGCTGGCCGGCGTCGCCTATGCGCTGATGGGGCACGGCGAGAAGGCGCTGCCCGCCTGGTTCGCTGCGCTGACCGACCGTCACCGCTCGCAGTATCAGGTTCTGACCAGCCTGGCGCAGTTTTCGCTGGAGCGCGATCCGCACCTGGACAAGGTTGAAACTCCGCGCATCGCGGTGGCGCTGGCGAAGCGCATCTCGCTGGTGCTGGTGGTGGTGGTGGCACTGCTTACCATCTACGGCACGCTGGTATAG
- the pdhR gene encoding pyruvate dehydrogenase complex transcriptional repressor PdhR — MAYSKIRQPKLSDAIEQQLESLIMEGTLRPGEKLLPERELAKQFDVSRPSLREAIQRLEAKGLLLRRQGGGTFVQQNLWQSLSDPLVSLLTKHPESQFDLLETRHALEGIAAYYAALRGTEEDIERIRHCHVQIQQAQESGDLDAEANAVMQYQIAVTEAAHNVVLLHLLRSMGPMLEQNVRQNFELLYSRREMLAKVSGHRASIFEAIVAREPEQAREASHRHLAFIEEILLDRSREQTRRERSLRRLQQRKE, encoded by the coding sequence ATGGCTTACAGTAAGATTCGCCAACCCAAGCTCTCAGATGCCATTGAGCAGCAGCTGGAATCGCTGATTATGGAAGGGACGCTGCGTCCTGGTGAGAAGCTGCTGCCTGAGCGCGAACTCGCCAAACAATTTGATGTCTCACGTCCATCCCTTCGCGAAGCCATACAGCGTCTGGAAGCGAAAGGTTTGCTGCTGCGCCGTCAGGGCGGCGGTACTTTCGTCCAGCAGAATCTCTGGCAAAGCCTGAGCGATCCGCTCGTCAGCCTGCTTACTAAGCATCCGGAATCCCAGTTTGATTTACTGGAAACGCGCCATGCGCTGGAAGGGATCGCGGCTTACTACGCGGCGCTGCGCGGCACGGAAGAGGATATCGAGCGTATCCGCCACTGCCACGTGCAGATACAGCAGGCTCAGGAGAGCGGCGATCTCGACGCCGAGGCAAATGCGGTGATGCAGTATCAGATCGCTGTCACAGAAGCTGCCCATAATGTGGTGCTGCTGCATTTGCTGCGTTCGATGGGACCGATGCTGGAACAAAACGTTCGACAGAATTTTGAATTGCTCTACTCGCGCCGGGAAATGCTGGCGAAAGTAAGCGGTCACCGCGCCAGTATTTTCGAGGCGATTGTGGCGCGCGAGCCGGAACAGGCGCGCGAAGCTTCGCATCGTCACCTGGCGTTCATAGAGGAAATCTTGCTGGACAGAAGTCGGGAGCAGACTCGTCGTGAACGCTCCCTGCGTCGTTTACAGCAACGTAAGGAATAA
- the aceF gene encoding pyruvate dehydrogenase complex dihydrolipoyllysine-residue acetyltransferase codes for MATEIKVPDIGSDEVEVTEILVKVGDKVEAEQSLITVEGDKASMEVPSPQAGVVKEIKIATGDKVETGSLIMIFDAEGAAAEAAPAAEEKKAEAAPAPAAASTAAKDVNVPDIGGDEVEVTEILVKVGDKIEAEQSLIVVEGDKASMEVPAPFAGTVKEIKIETGAKVSTGSLIMVFEAEGAAPAAAAKPEVKEAATSAPAAAAGAKEVNVPDIGGDEVEVTEVLVKVGDKVEAEQSLIVVEGDKASMEVPAPFAGTVKELKVSTGDKVSTGSLIMVFEVEGAAKAEAPKQEAAQASAPAKADAPAAAAPAAPKADAKGDFAENDAYVHATPVIRRLAREFGVNLAKVKGTGRKGRILKEDVQSYVKEAVKRAEAAPAAAASGGSLPGLLPWPKVDFSKFGEVEEVELGRIQKISGANLSRNWVVIPHVTHFDKTDITDLEAFRKQQNAEAEKRKLDVKYTPVVFIMKAVAAALEQMPRFNSSLSEDAQRLTLKKYINIGVAVDTPNGLVVPVFKDVNKKGITELSRELMATSKKARDGKLTASDMQGGCFTISSLGGLGTTHFAPIVNAPEVAILGVSKSAMEPVWNGKEFVPRLMMPISLSFDHRVIDGADGARFITIIGNMLSDIRRLVM; via the coding sequence ATGGCTACTGAAATTAAGGTACCGGATATCGGGTCTGATGAAGTTGAAGTCACCGAAATTCTGGTGAAGGTTGGCGACAAGGTGGAAGCCGAGCAGTCGCTGATCACCGTAGAAGGCGACAAAGCCTCTATGGAAGTTCCCTCGCCGCAGGCGGGCGTGGTGAAAGAGATCAAAATCGCCACCGGCGACAAAGTCGAAACCGGCTCGCTGATTATGATTTTTGACGCAGAGGGTGCAGCGGCAGAAGCTGCGCCTGCGGCGGAAGAGAAGAAGGCCGAAGCCGCTCCGGCGCCGGCGGCCGCCTCTACCGCAGCCAAAGACGTTAACGTGCCAGACATCGGCGGCGACGAAGTTGAAGTCACCGAGATCCTGGTGAAGGTCGGCGACAAAATCGAAGCTGAGCAGTCGCTGATCGTCGTTGAAGGCGATAAAGCCTCAATGGAAGTGCCTGCGCCGTTCGCCGGCACGGTGAAAGAGATCAAAATCGAAACCGGCGCGAAAGTCAGCACCGGCTCGCTGATCATGGTCTTCGAAGCGGAAGGCGCAGCGCCTGCCGCTGCCGCGAAGCCGGAAGTGAAAGAAGCGGCAACCTCGGCACCGGCTGCAGCCGCGGGCGCGAAAGAGGTTAACGTACCGGATATCGGCGGCGACGAAGTGGAAGTCACTGAAGTGCTGGTGAAAGTCGGCGACAAAGTGGAAGCCGAGCAGTCGCTGATTGTGGTTGAAGGTGACAAAGCGTCTATGGAAGTGCCTGCGCCGTTCGCGGGTACCGTCAAAGAGCTGAAAGTTTCCACCGGCGATAAAGTGAGCACCGGCTCGCTGATCATGGTGTTCGAAGTAGAAGGCGCGGCGAAAGCCGAAGCGCCGAAGCAGGAGGCTGCACAGGCTTCGGCTCCGGCAAAAGCTGACGCGCCTGCCGCTGCTGCACCGGCTGCGCCGAAAGCGGACGCGAAGGGCGACTTCGCTGAGAACGACGCCTACGTGCATGCGACGCCGGTTATCCGTCGTCTGGCGCGCGAATTTGGCGTGAACCTGGCGAAGGTAAAAGGCACCGGTCGCAAAGGTCGTATTCTGAAAGAAGACGTTCAGAGCTACGTGAAAGAGGCGGTGAAGCGTGCGGAAGCGGCACCGGCTGCTGCTGCCAGCGGCGGAAGCCTGCCTGGCCTGCTGCCGTGGCCGAAAGTGGACTTCAGCAAGTTTGGTGAAGTGGAAGAAGTGGAACTGGGCCGCATCCAGAAAATCTCTGGCGCGAACCTGAGCCGTAACTGGGTGGTTATCCCACACGTTACCCACTTCGACAAAACCGATATCACCGATCTGGAAGCGTTCCGCAAGCAGCAGAACGCCGAAGCCGAGAAGCGCAAGCTGGACGTGAAGTACACCCCGGTGGTGTTCATCATGAAAGCGGTCGCTGCCGCGCTGGAGCAGATGCCGCGCTTCAACAGCTCGCTGTCAGAAGATGCGCAGCGCCTGACGCTGAAGAAGTACATCAATATCGGCGTGGCGGTTGATACGCCAAACGGCCTGGTGGTTCCGGTCTTTAAAGACGTGAACAAAAAAGGCATCACCGAGCTCTCTCGCGAGCTGATGGCGACTTCGAAGAAAGCGCGCGACGGCAAGCTGACCGCCAGCGATATGCAGGGCGGCTGCTTCACCATCTCCAGCCTTGGCGGCCTCGGTACGACGCACTTCGCACCGATCGTCAACGCGCCGGAAGTGGCTATCCTCGGCGTCTCCAAATCGGCGATGGAGCCGGTCTGGAACGGCAAAGAGTTTGTGCCGCGCCTGATGATGCCGATCTCGTTGTCCTTCGACCACCGCGTGATCGACGGAGCTGATGGTGCGCGTTTCATCACCATCATCGGCAATATGTTGTCTGACATTCGCCGTCTGGTGATGTAA
- a CDS encoding glycoside-pentoside-hexuronide (GPH):cation symporter produces the protein MKDSALSFREKLGYGMGDAGCNMIGGAIMLFLNYFYTDVFGLAPALVGTLLLSVRVLDAVTDPIMGAIADRTQSRWGRFRPWLLWISVPYVLFSVLMFTTPDWSYENKVIWAFVTYFLMSLTYTAINIPYCSLGGVITSDPGERVSCQSYRFVMVGIATLILSLSLLPMAEWFGGEDKARGYQLAMSVLALIGLAMFLFCFATVRERIRPAVPTHDALKSDLRDVWKNDQWVRILLLTFCNVCPGFIRMAATMYYVTWVMGQSTHFATLFISLGVVGMMLGSTLAKLLTDRWCKLKVFFWTNIALALFSCGFYWIDPHATVAVVVAYFLLNVLHQIPSPLHWSLMADVDDYGEWKTGKRITGISFSGNLFFLKVGLAVAGAMVGFLLSIYGYDAGAKQQSSQAVNGIMLLFTVIPGVGYLITAGVVRLLKVDRALMRTIQDDLALRRANFRELHEVHQRDGVVTQPGEAK, from the coding sequence ATGAAGGATTCCGCCCTCTCTTTTCGCGAAAAGCTGGGTTACGGCATGGGCGACGCTGGCTGTAATATGATTGGCGGCGCCATCATGCTGTTTCTTAATTACTTCTATACCGATGTTTTCGGTCTCGCGCCTGCGCTGGTAGGAACCCTGCTGCTCTCGGTACGCGTGCTTGATGCGGTTACCGATCCGATTATGGGTGCCATCGCCGATCGTACCCAGAGCCGCTGGGGGCGCTTCCGCCCCTGGCTGCTCTGGATCTCTGTGCCCTACGTGCTTTTTAGCGTGCTGATGTTCACGACGCCGGACTGGAGCTATGAAAACAAGGTGATTTGGGCCTTCGTCACCTACTTTCTGATGTCCCTGACCTACACCGCCATCAACATTCCCTACTGCTCGCTGGGCGGCGTGATCACCAGCGATCCCGGCGAGCGCGTCTCCTGCCAGTCCTATCGCTTTGTCATGGTCGGCATTGCGACGCTGATCCTTTCCCTGTCGCTGCTGCCGATGGCGGAGTGGTTCGGCGGCGAGGACAAGGCGCGCGGCTATCAGCTGGCGATGAGCGTACTGGCGCTGATTGGGCTGGCAATGTTTCTGTTCTGCTTCGCCACGGTGCGCGAACGTATTCGCCCGGCGGTGCCGACCCATGACGCGTTAAAAAGCGATCTGCGCGACGTGTGGAAAAACGACCAGTGGGTGCGCATTCTGCTGCTCACCTTCTGCAACGTCTGCCCCGGCTTTATCCGCATGGCCGCCACCATGTACTACGTCACCTGGGTGATGGGGCAGTCGACCCATTTCGCCACGCTGTTTATCAGCCTCGGCGTGGTAGGCATGATGCTGGGCAGCACGCTGGCGAAACTGCTTACCGACCGCTGGTGCAAGCTGAAGGTTTTTTTCTGGACCAATATCGCGCTGGCCTTGTTCTCCTGCGGCTTCTACTGGATCGATCCGCACGCCACCGTCGCGGTGGTCGTCGCCTACTTTTTGCTGAACGTGCTGCATCAAATCCCGTCGCCGCTGCACTGGTCGCTGATGGCCGATGTCGATGACTACGGCGAGTGGAAAACCGGCAAGCGCATCACCGGCATCAGCTTCTCCGGCAACCTGTTTTTCCTCAAGGTTGGCCTGGCGGTCGCGGGCGCGATGGTCGGCTTTTTACTCTCGATTTACGGCTACGACGCGGGCGCGAAACAGCAGTCTTCGCAGGCGGTAAACGGCATTATGCTGCTGTTCACCGTTATTCCGGGCGTGGGCTATCTGATTACCGCAGGCGTCGTGCGCCTGCTGAAGGTCGACCGCGCGCTAATGCGCACAATTCAGGACGATCTCGCACTGCGCCGCGCCAACTTCCGCGAACTGCATGAAGTGCATCAGCGCGACGGCGTCGTCACCCAACCCGGAGAAGCGAAATGA
- a CDS encoding family 43 glycosylhydrolase, with protein sequence MSKPWPNPFIEQRADPFILRHEQQYYFIASVPAYDRLELRRASTLHDLRHAEPVVVWRKPESGPCSELIWAPELHRIDQQWVIYFAAAPTRDIKDGLFQHRMYALVCDDADPLSGRWQAPRRVFSQFDSFALDATHFVHQGKNWYLWAQKDPAIPGNSNLYLAELLNPWTLKGTPTMLSRPEYEWECAGFSVNEGPAVIKHGDRLFVTYSASATDENYCMGLLSIDVRQDLLNAANWRKSARPVFTSNWDNHQYGPGHNCFTQDENGEDVLVYHARNYTEIEGDPLWDPNRHTRLKSFIWRDDGTPDFGVPPADYTSVP encoded by the coding sequence ATGAGCAAACCCTGGCCGAACCCCTTTATTGAACAGCGGGCCGATCCCTTTATCCTGCGTCATGAGCAGCAATACTATTTTATCGCCTCCGTACCCGCCTATGACCGGCTGGAGCTGCGTCGCGCCAGCACGCTGCACGATCTGCGCCATGCCGAACCGGTCGTTGTCTGGCGCAAGCCAGAGAGCGGCCCCTGCAGCGAACTGATCTGGGCGCCGGAGCTGCACCGCATCGACCAACAGTGGGTGATCTATTTCGCCGCCGCGCCGACGCGCGACATTAAAGACGGGCTGTTTCAGCACCGCATGTACGCGCTGGTGTGCGACGACGCCGATCCGCTCAGCGGACGCTGGCAGGCGCCGCGCCGGGTGTTTAGCCAGTTCGACAGCTTTGCGCTGGACGCCACGCACTTCGTCCATCAGGGTAAAAACTGGTATCTGTGGGCGCAGAAAGATCCGGCGATTCCGGGCAACTCCAACCTTTATCTGGCGGAACTGCTTAATCCCTGGACGCTGAAAGGCACGCCGACCATGCTGAGCCGGCCGGAATATGAGTGGGAGTGCGCCGGGTTCAGCGTTAACGAAGGGCCGGCGGTGATTAAGCATGGCGACCGGCTGTTCGTTACCTACTCCGCCAGCGCCACCGACGAAAACTACTGCATGGGGCTGCTGTCGATCGACGTGCGGCAGGATCTGCTTAATGCCGCTAACTGGCGCAAGTCGGCGCGGCCGGTCTTTACTTCAAACTGGGATAACCACCAGTACGGTCCGGGCCATAACTGCTTTACTCAGGATGAGAACGGCGAGGATGTGCTGGTCTATCACGCACGCAACTACACGGAAATCGAAGGGGATCCGCTGTGGGACCCCAATCGTCATACGCGGCTAAAAAGTTTTATCTGGCGCGACGACGGCACACCTGACTTCGGCGTGCCGCCTGCGGACTATACCAGCGTGCCGTAG